In a genomic window of Pedobacter sp. KBS0701:
- a CDS encoding TonB-dependent receptor: MTSFFLTAGIKNTCRKLLLPLGLLAICNSEAIAVNHGMLAPGVHHKIFASVSGTVTDQNNQPLPGVSVFEKKTKKTTVTDANGKYSIPVEDGAILVFSYIGYDNQEVAVNGRQNINVILKESSNTLNEVVAIGYQKIRKSDVTGAISSVKASEMNLTSPTVGQALVGKVAGVQVSQTSGAPYSGTKIRVRGIGSINASSDPLYVIDGYPAGNNVSINPEDIETIDILKDAASATIYGSRASGGVVLITTKRGTDGKGKFEYDVQGGISQLAKKVKLLDANQFIQLLIDGRNNAYKDLWVNSGKTWNDAMFGDNNATRIANMGNGSSVSIPADLYNFSTQQAIPAAYNTDWQDELYRNAAFQRHNLSFSGGTKDVKYFLSGGYQNNDGIVTNTNQKVTNFRGNIDGKVSERLHVGANISYTQNDNREVREGRYDLSPMMSALIYLPYLPAKDANGNPIQFGMGALSSQYGIQNPENPLATVEQVKITRKGARSTYNANATYKILEGLAFKANLGTQTYNEKYDFYLPTSLSNGNNPPYSTAAITAANAIAQTLSQVDQLGEFTLNYNKTFGKHKLDVLAGYSAQKTTSDLIRISASGFQNDNIGEITDKGADAGFLTLITDGSNKTGKATNTLLSYFGRFSYNYAGKYFLTGSFRRDGSSRFGPFNKYGNFPSVAAGWNLSEEDFYNSFLGEQSTVKLRASWGLSGNNNIPNYRTEQEMSATGGVVFGNAISTAIWPNSIQDPKLGWESTSQYNFGTDISLFRNRVSIIANYYLSYSYNLLFNQPVSGISGTSSILTNLTDSKIRNKGFDIQVDGRIIQQEDFNLGFSGNIAVNRNKVLNMGGASSIFTNGAERSYITHTTQEGYPVGMFYGFKVLGRLTADNVGKVSSSASATNPAKIGDLYFQDTNGDGIVNDADKTVIGTPYPKFTYGFALNTSYKTFDLRASFNGSYGNQVLDGQDYYLYNFEGSGNQYVEVADRYRNESNPGSGLNYRASRAGTQSNSTRLSSFYIQDGSYFRCTNITMGYTFPKSLASTLKVNNIRVYASVDNAFTITKYKGYNPEVDYSGGANLTPGVDYGNYPLARTYNLGIKLTF; encoded by the coding sequence ATGACATCATTTTTTTTAACCGCAGGTATAAAAAATACCTGCCGGAAATTGCTTTTGCCTTTAGGCTTACTGGCCATCTGTAATTCAGAAGCAATAGCAGTAAACCACGGTATGCTTGCTCCAGGAGTACACCATAAAATATTTGCTTCGGTAAGTGGAACGGTTACCGACCAAAACAACCAACCTTTACCAGGTGTAAGCGTATTTGAAAAAAAGACCAAAAAAACAACGGTTACCGATGCTAATGGTAAATACTCTATTCCGGTTGAGGATGGGGCAATTTTAGTATTCTCTTATATCGGTTACGATAACCAGGAAGTTGCGGTTAACGGACGCCAAAATATTAATGTTATTTTAAAAGAAAGCAGCAATACCCTAAATGAGGTTGTGGCTATTGGTTACCAGAAGATCAGAAAATCGGATGTAACCGGTGCTATTAGCAGTGTGAAGGCCAGCGAAATGAATTTAACTTCTCCTACTGTTGGCCAGGCATTGGTTGGTAAGGTTGCAGGGGTGCAGGTATCGCAAACCAGTGGTGCACCATATTCGGGTACCAAAATCAGGGTGAGGGGAATCGGTTCCATTAACGCTAGTTCAGATCCCTTATATGTAATTGACGGTTATCCCGCAGGAAACAACGTATCCATCAATCCGGAGGATATCGAAACCATCGACATTTTAAAAGATGCGGCTTCTGCTACCATTTATGGCTCAAGGGCATCGGGTGGGGTTGTGTTGATTACCACCAAAAGGGGTACGGATGGAAAAGGAAAGTTTGAATATGATGTTCAGGGTGGTATTTCTCAGTTGGCCAAAAAAGTAAAATTATTAGATGCCAACCAGTTTATCCAGCTTTTAATCGACGGACGTAACAATGCCTATAAAGATCTATGGGTAAACTCAGGGAAAACCTGGAACGATGCCATGTTCGGTGATAACAATGCTACCCGTATCGCCAACATGGGTAATGGAAGTAGTGTAAGTATTCCGGCTGATCTTTATAATTTCAGCACACAACAGGCTATCCCTGCGGCTTATAATACCGACTGGCAGGATGAACTGTACCGCAATGCGGCTTTCCAACGCCATAACCTTTCATTTTCTGGCGGTACCAAAGATGTAAAATATTTTTTAAGTGGTGGTTACCAGAACAATGATGGTATTGTAACCAACACCAACCAAAAAGTAACGAACTTTAGGGGGAATATTGATGGCAAGGTGAGCGAACGTTTACATGTAGGTGCAAATATTTCCTATACCCAGAATGATAACCGCGAGGTGAGGGAAGGTCGTTACGATTTAAGTCCGATGATGTCGGCTCTGATCTACCTGCCTTATCTGCCGGCAAAGGATGCTAATGGAAATCCCATCCAGTTTGGCATGGGGGCTTTATCCTCTCAGTACGGTATCCAAAACCCAGAGAATCCTTTGGCTACTGTTGAACAAGTAAAAATTACCAGAAAAGGGGCTAGAAGTACCTATAATGCCAACGCTACTTATAAAATATTGGAAGGATTAGCTTTTAAAGCCAATTTAGGTACACAGACCTATAATGAGAAATATGATTTTTACCTGCCAACCAGTTTAAGTAATGGTAATAATCCGCCTTATTCTACTGCTGCAATAACGGCGGCGAATGCCATAGCACAAACCCTTAGCCAGGTCGATCAGCTTGGTGAGTTTACCTTAAACTACAATAAAACCTTTGGTAAACATAAACTGGATGTTTTAGCAGGATATTCTGCGCAAAAAACAACGAGCGATCTGATCCGTATTTCTGCCAGTGGTTTTCAGAATGATAATATTGGTGAAATTACAGATAAAGGTGCTGATGCAGGATTTTTAACTTTAATAACGGATGGATCGAATAAAACAGGTAAAGCCACCAATACCTTACTTTCTTATTTCGGCCGTTTCAGTTATAACTATGCGGGCAAATATTTTTTAACCGGTTCATTTCGCCGCGATGGTTCATCAAGGTTTGGTCCGTTTAATAAATACGGTAATTTCCCTTCGGTAGCTGCAGGATGGAACCTATCGGAAGAAGATTTCTACAACAGTTTTCTTGGTGAACAATCTACTGTTAAGTTAAGGGCGAGCTGGGGATTAAGCGGGAATAACAATATTCCGAATTACAGAACCGAGCAGGAAATGAGTGCAACGGGTGGGGTGGTTTTTGGAAACGCGATTTCTACCGCCATCTGGCCAAATTCCATCCAGGATCCAAAATTGGGGTGGGAATCTACTTCGCAATATAATTTTGGTACTGATATCAGTTTGTTCCGCAACCGTGTATCCATTATCGCCAATTATTACCTGAGTTATTCTTACAACCTGTTGTTCAATCAGCCGGTTTCCGGAATTTCAGGTACCTCATCTATCCTAACCAATCTGACTGATAGCAAAATCCGAAATAAGGGTTTTGACATTCAGGTAGATGGCAGGATTATTCAGCAAGAGGACTTCAATCTTGGTTTTAGCGGTAATATTGCGGTTAACCGTAATAAGGTTTTAAATATGGGTGGCGCAAGTAGCATCTTTACCAATGGTGCGGAGCGTTCATACATTACACACACTACCCAGGAAGGGTATCCGGTAGGCATGTTTTACGGATTTAAGGTTTTAGGTCGTTTGACTGCAGATAATGTTGGGAAGGTTTCGTCTTCTGCTTCAGCAACCAATCCTGCAAAAATCGGAGATTTATATTTCCAGGATACCAATGGTGATGGAATCGTAAACGATGCAGATAAAACGGTAATCGGCACACCATACCCGAAATTTACCTACGGATTTGCCTTAAATACTTCTTATAAAACTTTCGATTTAAGGGCATCTTTCAATGGGTCGTATGGAAACCAGGTGTTGGATGGCCAGGATTATTACCTATATAACTTTGAAGGTTCTGGAAACCAATATGTAGAGGTTGCCGATCGTTATAGAAACGAGTCAAATCCCGGTAGCGGCTTAAATTACCGCGCATCGAGGGCGGGTACGCAGAGCAATAGCACACGTTTATCATCTTTTTACATTCAGGATGGTTCTTATTTCAGGTGTACCAACATCACCATGGGTTACACTTTCCCAAAATCGCTTGCCAGTACGCTTAAAGTGAATAATATCCGCGTTTATGCTAGTGTAGATAATGCATTTACCATTACTAAATACAAAGGTTATAACCCTGAAGTGGATTATAGCGGAGGTGCCAATTTAACGCCTGGTGTGGATTATGGTAACTATCCGCTAGCCAGAACCTATAATCTTGGCATTAAATTAACTTTTTAA
- a CDS encoding metallophosphoesterase gives MSNRRFFLKNSLAAAVVASISPVLSSFADEQHPVSAKSGKAPKLRFAIASDGHYGQPGTEYKLHHENIVRWLNELHDKNPLNFVIINGDLVHDRPDLLPEVKKDYYDKLKVPFYAIPGNHDHADTRIWKSVFGYGDNFSFEKNGVGFVLANTSDTKGTYLCPDNDFLKQELDKFKNLKTVFVVLHIPPHFWVPESPFVDCPDTIKLLHSYANVKAVFHGHDHSLDAVFYTDKLPHFFDAHIGGNWGTAYKGYRIVEVDENDKIQTYQVNASSSPLLNETKF, from the coding sequence ATGTCTAACAGACGGTTTTTTCTAAAAAATAGTCTGGCTGCTGCGGTTGTGGCCAGTATTTCGCCGGTGCTATCCTCATTTGCCGATGAACAACATCCTGTTTCTGCTAAATCTGGTAAAGCGCCCAAATTACGTTTCGCCATCGCATCCGATGGTCACTATGGCCAGCCGGGTACGGAATATAAACTCCATCACGAAAATATTGTAAGATGGCTGAACGAATTGCATGATAAAAACCCGCTGAACTTTGTCATCATCAATGGCGATCTGGTTCATGATCGTCCTGATTTGTTACCTGAAGTGAAAAAAGATTATTACGATAAACTCAAGGTTCCTTTTTACGCTATTCCAGGTAATCACGATCACGCGGACACCAGGATTTGGAAATCGGTTTTTGGTTACGGGGATAATTTTTCTTTCGAAAAAAATGGGGTGGGTTTTGTTTTGGCCAATACTTCTGATACCAAAGGAACTTATTTATGCCCTGACAACGATTTTTTAAAACAGGAACTAGACAAATTTAAAAACCTGAAAACTGTTTTTGTGGTATTGCATATTCCACCACATTTCTGGGTGCCGGAAAGTCCGTTTGTCGATTGTCCGGATACGATTAAACTTTTGCACAGTTATGCAAATGTAAAAGCTGTTTTTCATGGGCACGACCATAGTCTTGATGCTGTTTTTTATACCGATAAATTGCCTCATTTTTTTGATGCACACATTGGTGGCAACTGGGGCACGGCTTATAAAGGTTACCGGATTGTTGAGGTTGATGAAAATGATAAGATCCAGACTTATCAGGTAAATGCCAGTAGCTCGCCATTGTTAAACGAAACAAAGTTCTAA
- a CDS encoding M23 family metallopeptidase, whose product MKTFRSMLWLFSIAFIMAILSCKTGSVNLFKAASPHEQYQKKLINVGLDKTAMGSAWLNAAVMSTQKALNINIPYRENGYFAADKVPATAYKFNATKGQKLNMKLNKTPSGGALIYMDVWYSKDQTQKLIASADTLNNPIVFDIDQTGTYLIRLQPELLQNVAYELEITTGPSLAFPIKSKNTNSIKSYWGDGRDNDARKHEGVDIFGNFRTPVLAISEGKVTRVNENNLGGKVVWMRPKDKDYTLYYAHLDEQIAIEGQEVKIGDTLGLMGNTGNARTTPTHLHFGIYTFNGAVNPLPFIDPVTKTPAAVTASGTKLNKTLRTTSAVKMFSSPQSKATVLATLNAGTIVEANAATGNYYKAELPDGSTGFIQSNKLVQVTEPIKKLKINLLQQKVYDKPDSLAAIKTTLNEGQTVSLLGTFGNYQLIGSAGTETGWIIK is encoded by the coding sequence ATGAAAACTTTCCGATCCATGCTGTGGCTTTTTTCTATTGCTTTTATAATGGCCATACTTTCCTGCAAAACAGGATCTGTTAACCTATTTAAGGCCGCTAGTCCACATGAGCAATATCAAAAAAAGCTGATAAATGTAGGTCTGGATAAAACGGCAATGGGTTCGGCATGGTTAAATGCCGCTGTTATGAGTACGCAAAAAGCACTGAATATTAATATCCCATACAGGGAGAACGGTTATTTTGCCGCGGATAAAGTTCCGGCGACTGCTTATAAATTCAATGCAACCAAAGGGCAAAAATTAAACATGAAGCTGAACAAAACACCTTCGGGTGGTGCTTTGATTTATATGGATGTTTGGTATAGCAAGGATCAGACCCAAAAACTTATTGCCTCGGCCGATACTTTAAATAATCCAATTGTTTTCGATATTGATCAAACGGGCACCTATTTGATCAGGTTACAACCAGAACTGCTGCAGAATGTGGCTTACGAATTAGAAATTACCACTGGTCCATCGCTTGCTTTCCCCATAAAATCAAAAAACACCAACAGTATAAAAAGTTATTGGGGAGATGGCAGGGATAATGATGCAAGGAAACATGAAGGTGTAGACATTTTCGGTAATTTCAGAACACCTGTTCTGGCGATTTCGGAAGGAAAGGTAACAAGGGTAAATGAAAATAACCTGGGTGGAAAAGTAGTATGGATGCGCCCAAAAGACAAAGATTACACCTTATATTATGCCCATTTGGATGAACAGATTGCTATTGAAGGACAGGAAGTAAAAATTGGCGATACTTTAGGACTTATGGGAAATACCGGCAATGCCCGTACTACCCCTACCCATTTACACTTTGGTATTTATACTTTTAATGGTGCGGTAAATCCACTTCCTTTTATTGATCCTGTAACCAAAACTCCGGCTGCCGTTACCGCTTCGGGCACTAAATTAAATAAAACCTTAAGGACCACATCTGCCGTTAAAATGTTTTCTTCGCCGCAAAGTAAAGCAACTGTGTTGGCTACACTTAACGCGGGTACAATTGTAGAGGCAAATGCTGCAACAGGAAATTATTATAAGGCAGAACTGCCAGATGGAAGCACAGGTTTTATTCAAAGCAACAAACTTGTACAAGTAACTGAGCCAATAAAAAAGCTTAAAATAAATTTACTTCAGCAAAAAGTTTACGATAAACCCGATAGTTTAGCGGCGATTAAAACGACTTTAAACGAAGGGCAAACGGTAAGCCTTTTAGGTACTTTTGGCAATTATCAACTCATCGGCAGCGCTGGTACAGAAACCGGCTGGATTATAAAATAA
- the msrA gene encoding peptide-methionine (S)-S-oxide reductase MsrA, whose protein sequence is MNTEKAILAGGCFWGVEELIRHYPGVISTVVGYTGGDVPNATYRNHGTHAEAIEVTFDPNVLSYRKLLEYFFQIHDPSTRNRQGNDVGTSYRSAIFYNSEEQKNTADALIAELDASGKWPGKIVTEVVPETDFWNAEEEHQDYLQKNPYGYTCHFERPDWKL, encoded by the coding sequence ATGAATACTGAAAAAGCCATTCTTGCAGGCGGCTGCTTTTGGGGAGTAGAAGAACTCATCCGTCATTACCCAGGTGTAATTTCTACGGTTGTAGGTTATACTGGTGGCGATGTGCCCAATGCCACCTACCGGAACCATGGTACACATGCCGAAGCCATTGAAGTTACCTTTGATCCCAATGTTTTAAGCTACCGTAAGTTATTGGAATATTTTTTCCAGATCCATGATCCGAGCACACGCAACAGACAGGGAAATGATGTAGGTACATCGTACCGATCAGCCATATTTTATAATAGTGAAGAACAAAAAAATACGGCCGATGCATTAATTGCAGAGTTGGATGCTTCAGGCAAATGGCCGGGCAAAATTGTAACTGAAGTGGTACCGGAAACTGATTTTTGGAATGCAGAGGAAGAACATCAGGATTATTTACAGAAAAACCCTTACGGTTATACCTGTCATTTCGAAAGACCGGACTGGAAATTATAA
- a CDS encoding YdcF family protein, with product MKSLYPFLMLCLFCTGLAAQDVPQQSYQLIKTRNEVQYKNYYLLSLFQQLPGLRKMLNTDPVLNNIYKTKTTQVNEAVKTCKTDISCYAKALKFNNEEIAHIGNRLALLYTENNPLGDLVKNHLIPSGCYSMFAKEQHKTLLVKAWEQDAKAINYTIGVYVEGNKPNYPKIDSISFSLRDKEYTELTAASALLSLHDNNKLFFEPAILFTLEALELNERNDAADYEPMAKGVNLAAVNRIKKTDWKKYPYSVILVPGAGPEEKDVALSPGGMIRCRLAALQYQKGAAPFIVVSGGRVHPYKTRFSEAYEMKKFLMETLQVPESAIIMEPHARHTTTNLRNCSRLMFRYGMPVNKAGMVCTMKSQSYYITDVLLERCKKELGYYPYKKGKRLSDTESEFYLNTASLQIDFDEPLDP from the coding sequence ATGAAATCCCTCTATCCTTTCCTTATGCTCTGCCTGTTCTGCACAGGTTTAGCTGCACAGGATGTACCACAACAATCTTATCAATTAATTAAGACCAGGAACGAAGTGCAATACAAAAATTATTACCTGCTTAGCCTCTTTCAGCAATTGCCCGGGTTGCGCAAAATGCTAAATACAGATCCGGTACTGAATAACATCTACAAAACAAAAACCACGCAGGTAAATGAAGCGGTGAAAACCTGCAAAACAGATATTAGCTGTTACGCAAAAGCTTTAAAATTCAACAATGAGGAAATAGCCCATATTGGAAACCGTTTGGCGCTGCTTTATACAGAAAATAATCCATTGGGAGATTTGGTAAAAAATCATCTGATCCCCTCAGGTTGTTATTCCATGTTTGCCAAAGAACAGCACAAAACGCTTTTAGTTAAAGCCTGGGAGCAGGATGCCAAGGCGATAAATTACACCATTGGCGTATATGTTGAAGGAAACAAACCCAATTACCCGAAAATAGATTCCATCAGCTTCAGTTTAAGGGATAAAGAATATACAGAACTAACCGCAGCCAGCGCATTGTTATCCCTGCATGACAATAATAAGCTCTTTTTTGAACCGGCTATTTTATTTACACTGGAAGCTTTAGAATTGAACGAACGTAATGATGCCGCAGATTACGAACCGATGGCTAAAGGCGTAAACCTTGCCGCGGTTAACCGGATCAAAAAAACAGACTGGAAAAAATATCCTTACAGCGTAATCCTGGTTCCGGGTGCTGGCCCGGAAGAAAAAGATGTTGCGCTCAGCCCTGGTGGAATGATCCGTTGCCGTTTAGCCGCTTTGCAATACCAGAAAGGTGCGGCACCGTTCATCGTGGTTTCGGGCGGACGGGTACATCCTTACAAAACCAGGTTTAGTGAAGCTTATGAAATGAAGAAATTTTTAATGGAAACCCTTCAGGTACCCGAAAGTGCCATTATTATGGAACCGCATGCCCGCCACACCACCACCAACCTGCGCAATTGTTCCAGACTGATGTTCAGGTACGGTATGCCGGTAAATAAAGCTGGAATGGTTTGTACCATGAAATCGCAGAGCTACTACATCACCGATGTTCTGCTAGAACGCTGCAAAAAGGAACTCGGTTACTATCCTTATAAAAAGGGAAAACGTTTAAGTGATACCGAATCAGAATTCTACTTAAATACAGCATCATTACAAATTGATTTTGATGAACCGCTAGATCCTTAG
- a CDS encoding bifunctional YncE family protein/alkaline phosphatase family protein, translated as MKKSHILILLTFLLVQRGFAQWPGKNESTQQILLPNGWKLSPAGHSLQLGDLPLNMQLSASGKYLAITNNGQSTQSLQLIDAKTEKIIDEKVLSKSWYGIAFSKDEKHLYASGGNDNWILDFNIQNNKLGKSDTIKLGPVWPKGKISPAGIVVNKNNSKLYTVTKEDSSLYIINPAEKQILKKIQLPAIAYSCVLAADESKLYVSLWGGKSVAVIDLAAENIERLIPVGDHPNELLLNKKGNTLFVANANDNTVSVINTLNNKVIETIATTLYATQLTGSTTNGLALSANEKTLYIANADNNCLAVFDVSKPGVSQSQGFIPVGWYPTSVKVLCSKILVTNGKGNTSMANPKGPQPISQVDNSGYQMGSTANSRLQYIAGLFKGTLSFIDAPKPEQLKIYTKQVYANTPFTDKRTVTADGEAGNPIPRKQGEKSPIKHVFYIIKENRTYDQVLGDLPKGNGDSTLTLFGRKITPNQHAFAENYVLLDNFYVDAEVSADGHNWSMAAYATDVVEKTWPTSYGARGGSTTFEGGRPVTYPKGGFIWDYCQRAGVSYRSYGEFGDYGKANIKSLQGHMCAASPGFDMDIKDQVRVDAWQHDFDSLLVAGMVPQFNTLRISNDHTSGQKKGKYSPQAAVADNDLAVGRILEHLSHSKIWKESVVFILEDDAQNGPDHVDAHRSPAYVVGPYVKRNTPVHTMYSTSGFLRTMELILGLPPMSQYDAAAMPLYECFTATPDFTPYNVIQPLIDLDTRNVALNESSKRSELFNLAKEDSAPDLDLNEVVWKSVKGEQSVMPAPKRSAFVILEKKKKDDDD; from the coding sequence ATGAAAAAATCACATATCCTTATTCTTCTTACGTTTTTGCTTGTACAGCGGGGCTTTGCACAATGGCCTGGTAAAAATGAAAGCACCCAACAGATTTTATTGCCAAATGGATGGAAACTGAGTCCTGCGGGGCACTCCTTACAATTGGGCGATCTGCCTTTAAATATGCAGTTAAGCGCATCGGGCAAGTACCTGGCCATTACTAATAACGGGCAAAGTACGCAGTCGCTTCAATTGATTGATGCCAAAACCGAAAAGATTATCGATGAAAAAGTTTTGAGCAAATCATGGTATGGCATTGCCTTTAGTAAAGATGAAAAACATCTTTATGCCTCCGGCGGCAACGATAACTGGATTCTGGATTTTAATATCCAGAACAATAAACTGGGCAAAAGCGATACCATTAAACTGGGGCCGGTTTGGCCAAAAGGAAAAATCAGTCCGGCAGGCATTGTGGTAAACAAAAACAACAGTAAATTATATACGGTAACCAAAGAAGACAGCAGTTTATACATCATCAACCCTGCTGAAAAGCAGATACTAAAGAAAATTCAGTTGCCTGCAATTGCCTATAGCTGTGTTTTAGCTGCAGATGAAAGTAAGCTATATGTATCACTTTGGGGCGGGAAATCGGTCGCGGTTATCGATCTGGCCGCTGAAAACATCGAAAGGCTTATCCCTGTAGGTGATCATCCAAACGAACTTTTACTCAATAAAAAAGGGAATACTTTGTTTGTGGCCAATGCAAATGATAATACCGTTTCAGTAATTAATACCTTAAACAATAAGGTGATCGAAACCATTGCCACAACACTTTATGCCACACAGTTAACAGGCTCTACCACCAACGGTTTGGCTTTAAGCGCCAATGAGAAAACCTTGTACATTGCCAATGCCGATAACAACTGTTTAGCCGTTTTTGATGTAAGCAAGCCCGGGGTGAGCCAGAGCCAGGGTTTTATCCCGGTAGGCTGGTACCCAACAAGTGTCAAAGTATTGTGCTCGAAAATTTTGGTTACCAATGGCAAAGGCAATACCTCTATGGCCAATCCTAAGGGGCCGCAACCCATTTCTCAGGTAGATAATAGCGGTTACCAGATGGGAAGTACCGCTAATAGCAGGCTGCAATATATAGCAGGATTGTTTAAAGGAACCTTATCTTTTATAGATGCGCCAAAACCTGAACAATTAAAAATATACACCAAACAAGTTTATGCCAATACCCCATTTACCGATAAGCGAACAGTTACTGCCGATGGTGAAGCGGGAAATCCAATTCCACGTAAACAGGGAGAAAAATCGCCTATTAAACATGTTTTTTATATCATTAAAGAAAACAGAACCTACGATCAGGTACTTGGCGATTTACCAAAAGGAAACGGCGATTCTACGTTAACCCTATTTGGAAGAAAAATTACCCCTAACCAGCATGCTTTTGCTGAGAATTATGTGCTGCTTGATAATTTTTATGTGGATGCCGAAGTAAGTGCAGATGGACACAACTGGAGCATGGCCGCTTACGCCACAGATGTAGTGGAAAAAACCTGGCCAACCAGTTATGGCGCACGCGGTGGCAGCACAACTTTTGAAGGAGGTCGTCCGGTTACCTACCCAAAAGGAGGTTTTATCTGGGATTACTGTCAGCGGGCAGGCGTAAGTTACCGCAGTTATGGCGAGTTTGGCGATTATGGCAAAGCGAATATTAAATCGCTGCAAGGCCACATGTGTGCTGCGTCGCCAGGTTTTGATATGGACATTAAAGATCAGGTACGGGTAGATGCCTGGCAGCACGATTTCGATTCTCTATTGGTTGCAGGTATGGTACCGCAGTTTAATACCTTAAGAATATCTAACGACCATACCAGCGGACAAAAGAAAGGGAAGTACTCACCGCAGGCAGCAGTTGCCGATAATGATTTAGCCGTGGGACGTATTTTGGAACATTTATCGCACAGTAAAATCTGGAAAGAGTCAGTTGTTTTTATCTTGGAAGATGACGCACAGAATGGCCCGGATCATGTTGATGCACATCGTTCGCCAGCTTACGTAGTTGGACCTTATGTAAAGAGAAATACACCTGTGCATACCATGTATTCTACTTCTGGTTTTTTGAGAACGATGGAACTTATTTTAGGCCTGCCGCCAATGAGCCAGTACGATGCTGCAGCCATGCCACTATATGAATGTTTTACGGCTACGCCTGATTTTACACCTTACAATGTAATTCAGCCGCTTATCGATTTAGATACCAGAAATGTTGCCCTGAACGAAAGCAGCAAACGCTCTGAACTGTTCAACCTTGCCAAGGAAGATTCTGCACCGGATTTAGATTTAAACGAAGTGGTGTGGAAATCAGTTAAAGGCGAGCAATCGGTAATGCCAGCGCCAAAGCGGAGTGCTTTCGTGATTTTGGAGAAGAAGAAAAAAGATGATGATGATTAG